Proteins from a single region of Corylus avellana chromosome ca11, CavTom2PMs-1.0:
- the LOC132165468 gene encoding pentatricopeptide repeat-containing protein At5g55740, chloroplastic, which yields MASLAVTPPPNPQFPPFKPSKATNSQKFTPTHLTKLQEDAKNHQILYKSYFHHISSLCKEGQVQEAVNLLSEMELRNLQVGPEMYGELLQGCVYERALFTGQQIHSRIVKNGDFFLRNEYIQTKLVIFYAKCDVSEAANRSFRRLRVQNVFSWAAIIGLQCRMGFSEEALLGFCEMEECGVLPDNFVLPNALKACGALGWIGFGKGVHGYVVKMGFGGCVFVASSLVDMYGKCGIVEDGRKVFDGILDRNVVAWNSMIVSYVQNGMNNEAIEVFYDMRVEGVEPTRVTVSSLLSASANVGALEEGKQGHAIALLGGLELDNILGSSIINFYFKVGLIEDAELVFSRMLVKDVVTWNLLISGYSQYGQVDKALNMCRQMRLENLRFDSVTLASVLSASSDISNMKLGKEAHCYCIRNNLESDVVVASSIVDMYAKCERIDYARQVFNSTIKRDLVLWNTMLAAYAKLGQSGEALKLFYQMQLEGVPPNVISWNSVILGFLRNGQVNEAKDMFLQMHTLGVEPNLITWTTLISGMAQNGFANEAILVFQQMQEAGIKPNSICLVSALAACTDLGALRYGRAIHGYVTRHAIWPSIPIATSLVDMYAKCGVIDEAKWVFDMILSKELPLYNAMICAYALHGQALEAISLFKQLEEIGIEPDNITFTTVLSACSHAELVNEGIELFNRMVFELHMKPTMEHYGCVVNLLSRCGNFDDAFRLILAMPCKPDAHILGSLLSACRDCHEIELGDYLSKHLLELEPDNAGNYVALSNAYAAAGRWDEVSYMRDLMKEKGLRKVPGCSWVQIGGELHVFVASDKSHPKAGDIYTILALLGIEMHCTVNSPLFSDV from the coding sequence ATGGCTTCTCTTGCTGTTACCCCCCCTCCAAACCCACAGTTCCCTCCTTTCAAACCCTCAAAAGCCACAAACTCTCAGAAATTCACACCAACCCATCTCACAAAGCTTCAAGAAGATGCCAAAAATCATCAAATTTTGTACAAGTCTTACTTCCACCACATATCTTCTCTGTGCAAAGAAGGTCAAGTTCAAGAAGCTGTGAACCTCCTCAGTGAAATGGAGCTAAGGAATCTTCAAGTGGGGCCTGAGATGTATGGTGAGCTCCTTCAGGGGTGTGTATATGAACGAGCTCTCTTCACAGGTCAGCAAATTCATTCTCGAATTGTAAAGAACGGTgatttctttttaagaaatgaGTATATTCAAACAAAGTTGGTGATTTTCTATGCCAAATGCGATGTTTCGGAGGCTGCGAACCGTTCGTTTCGCAGACTGCGGGTGCAGAATGTGTTTTCTTGGGCTGCTATTATTGGGTTGCAATGTAGGATGGGTTTTAGTGAGGAAgctttgttgggtttttgtgaGATGGAAGAATGTGGGGTTTTACCGGATAATTTCGTTCTTCCTAATGCGTTGAAGGCTTGCGGTGCTCTTGGCTGGATTGGGTTTGGGAAAGGGGTCCATGGGTATGTGGTGAAGATGGGCTTTGGTGGGTGTGTCTTTGTGGCGAGTAGTCTGGTTGATATGTATGGGAAATGTGGGATCGTGGAGGATGGAAGGAAGGTGTTTGATGGTATACTTGACAGAAACGTAGTTGCTTGGAATTCGATGATTGTGAGTTATGTCCAAAATGGAATGAATAATGAAGCGATTGAGGTGTTTTATGATATGAGAGTGGAAGGTGTTGAACCGACTCGAGTCACTGTGTCGAGCTTACTTTCAGCATCAGCTAATGTAGGTGCACTTGAAGAGGGCAAGCAAGGGCATGCTATTGCACTATTAGGCGGATTAGAGTTGGATAACATATTAGGCAGTTCTATTATAAACTTCTATTTTAAGGTTGGTTTGATTGAGGATGCAGAGCTAGTATTTAGTAGGATGCTTGTGAAAGATGTGGTGACGTGGAATTTGCTCATATCTGGTTATTCGCAATATGGTCAGGTTGACAAGGCGCTTAATATGTGCCGACAGATGAGGTTAGAAAACTTGAGGTTTGACTCTGTGACTCTTGCATCCGTATTGTCTGCTTCGTCAGATATAAGCAACATGAAACTTGGTAAGGAGGCACATTGTTATTGTATTAGAAACAACCTAGAATCTGATGTGGTCGTCGCCAGTAGCATTGTAGATATGTATGCCAAATGTGAAAGAATTGATTATGCAAGACAAGTTTTCAATTCCACGATCAAGAGAGATCTTGTATTGTGGAATACAATGTTGGCCGCTTATGCTAAGTTGGGCCAGAGTGGTGAGGCCTTGAAATTGTTTTATCAGATGCAGCTGGAGGGTGTACCACCAAATGTGATTTCGTGGAATTCTGTAATTTTGGGTTTCCTTAGAAATGGCCAGGTCAATGAGGCTAAAGACATGTTCTTGCAAATGCATACCCTTGGTGTTGAACCTAACCTGATCACTTGGACTACTCTTATTTCTGGTATGGCTCAAAATGGTTTTGCCAATGAGGCAATTTTGGTTTTCCAGCAAATGCAAGAAGCAGGGATTAAACCCAATTCCATATGCCTTGTTTCTGCACTTGCAGCTTGCACTGATTTGGGAGCATTACGTTATGGAAGAGCTATTCATGGCTATGTTACAAGGCATGCAATTTGGCCATCCATACCTATTGCAACCTCTTTAGTGGACATGTATGCTAAATGCGGAGTTATAGATGAAGCAAAGTGGGTGTTTGATATGATTTTAAGCAAAGAATTGCCTCTCTATAATGCAATGATCTGTGCTTACGCATTACATGGTCAAGCTCTAGAAGCTATATCACTATTTAAACAGTTAGAGGAGATAGGTATAGAACCGGATAACATAACCTTCACTACTGTATTATCAGCATGCAGCCATGCCGAGCTAGTAAATGAAGGTATAGAACTTTTCAATCGTATGGTCTTTGAACTCCATATGAAGCCAACTATGGAGCATTATGGCTGTGTGGTTAATCTTCTTTCTCGCTGTGGTAATTTTGATGATGCTTTTAGGCTTATTCTCGCAATGCCATGCAAGCCTGATGCACATATATTAGGATCACTACTTTCTGCTTGTAGAGATTGCCATGAGATTGAACTTGGGGATTATTTGTCCAAGCATTTATTAGAATTAGAGCCAGATAATGCAGGAAACTATGTGGCGCTTTCAAACGCATATGCAGCCGCAGGAAGGTGGGATGAGGTATCATACATGAGGGATTTAATGAAAGAAAAGGGCCTTAGAAAGGTTCCTGGATGCAGCTGGGTTCAAATAGGAGGAGAACTTCATGTATTTGTTGCTAGTGACAAATCACATCCCAAAGCTGGGGATATTTATACGATATTGGCTCTGTTGGGAATAGAGATGCATTGTACAGTTAATTCACCTCTGTTTAGTGATGTTTAA
- the LOC132165469 gene encoding probable inactive receptor kinase At2g26730, with amino-acid sequence MAVVFDYGFVVFCFVWLLRLSGRVNSEPAADKQALLAFLNQTPHANRVQWNSSQSACDWVGVECDGNRSFVYSLRLPGVGLVGPIPPNTLGRLSGLRVLSLRANRLTGEIPSDFSNLTFLRSLYLQNNALSGEFPPSLTQLTRLARLVLSTNNFSGPIPFSINNLTHLTGLFLENNAFSGPLPSITAGLQDLNVSNNNLNGSIPKSLETFPATAFAGNKNLCGKPLASCSPFFPSPAPSPSENPGPNPVGKKKSKKLSTAAIVAIVVGSALLALLLLVLLLLCLRKRRRRQPSKVPKPVAATTRSLSAEAGTSSSKDDITGGSIEAERNKLVFFEGAVYTFDLEDLLRASAEVLGKGSVGTSYKAVLEEGTTVVVKRLKDVAVTKREFEMQMEVLGKIKHDNVVPLRAFYFSKDEKLLVSDFMPAGSLSALLHGSRGSGRTPLDWENRMRIALSAARGVAHLHASGKVVHGNIKSSNILLRHDHDACVSDYGLNPLFGTSTPPNRVAGYRAPEVVETRKVTFKSDVYSFGVLLLELLTGKAPNQASLGEEGIDLPRWVQSVVREEWTAEVFDVELMRYHNIEEEMVQLLQIAMACVSIVPDQRPAMQEVVRMIEDMNRGETDDALRQSSDDPSRGSDGHTPPTESRTPPGAITP; translated from the exons ATGGCTGTGGTTTTTGATTATGGGTTTGTGGTATTTTGCTTCGTTTGGCTTCTGAGATTGAGTGGAAGAGTCAACTCGGAGCCGGCGGCGGATAAGCAAGCGCTCCTTGCTTTTCTCAATCAGACCCCACACGCGAACCGTGTGCAATGGAACTCGTCCCAGTCAGCTTGCGACTGGGTCGGGGTCGAGTGCGACGGCAACCGTTCCTTCGTGTACTCCCTCCGGCTCCCAGGGGTGGGCCTTGTGGGCCCGATTCCACCGAACACACTCGGCCGACTGAGTGGGCTTCGAGTGCTGAGCCTCCGCGCCAACCGCCTCACCGGCGAGATCCCCTCCGATTTCTCCAATCTGACCTTCCTCCGCAGCCTCTACCTCCAAAACAACGCGCTCTCCGGTGAGTTCCCACCCAGCTTGACCCAGTTGACTCGCTTGGCTCGCCTCGTTCTCTCGACCAACAACTTCTCGGGTCCAATCCCATTCTCAATTAACAATCTCACCCACTTGACCGGTCTTTTCTTGGAAAACAACGCCTTCTCGGGTCCACTACCGAGCATCACCGCCGGTTTGCAAGACTTAAACGTCTCCAACAACAACCTCAACGGTTCGATCCCCAAGAGCCTAGAAACTTTTCCTGCAACCGCATTCGCCGGAAACAAAAATCTCTGCGGGAAACCACTGGCGTCGTGCAGTCCATTCTTTCCGTCACCAGCTCCGTCACCGTCCGAGAACCCGGGCCCGAATCCAGTCGGGAAGAAGAAGTCCAAGAAGCTCTCGACCGCCGCTATAGTCGCAATCGTGGTGGGCTCGGCCCTGCTAGCCTTGCTTCTACTGGTACTCCTCTTGCTCTGTCTCAGGAAACGACGTCGTCGGCAGCCCAGTAAGGTGCCGAAGCCGGTAGCGGCTACGACACGGTCGTTGTCTGCGGAGGCGGGGACGTCGTCATCGAAGGACGACATCACGGGTGGGTCGATCGAGGCGGAAAGGAACAAGCTGGTGTTCTTCGAGGGCGCGGTTTATACCTTCGACTTGGAGGACCTGTTGAGGGCATCGGCGGAGGTGTTGGGAAAGGGAAGCGTAGGGACGTCATACAAGGCAGTGCTAGAGGAAGGGACCACGGTGGTTGTGAAGCGGCTCAAGGACGTGGCGGTGACCAAGAGGGAGTTCGAGATGCAAATGGAGGTGCTGGGGAAGATTAAGCACGACAATGTGGTTCCTCTCAGAGCCttctacttttccaaggacgaGAAATTGCTCGTCTCTGATTTCATGCCTGCTGGGAGCTTGTCTGCGCTTCTTCATG GGAGCAGAGGGTCAGGCCGCACGCCACTAGACTGGGAGAACCGGATGAGAATAGCACTGAGCGCGGCAAGAGGCGTAGCCCACCTACACGCGTCGGGAAAAGTGGTCCACGGCAACATAAAGTCGTCCAACATCCTCCTCCGACACGACCACGACGCGTGCGTTTCGGACTACGGACTCAACCCACTATTCGGGACTTCGACCCCACCCAACAGGGTGGCCGGGTATCGTGCGCCGGAGGTGGTCGAAACCCGGAAGGTGACCTTCAAGTCCGACGTGTACAGTTTCGGTGTGTTGCTATTGGAGCTATTGACTGGGAAAGCACCAAACCAAGCGTCGTTGGGTGAGGAAGGCATTGATCTTCCGAGGTGGGTCCAGTCGGTGGTGCGGGAAGAATGGACGGCTGAGGTTTTTGATGTGGAGCTGATGAGGTACCACAACATTGAGGAGGAGATGGTGCAGTTGCTGCAAATAGCAATGGCCTGCGTTTCGATCGTGCCTGATCAGAGACCTGCTATGCAAGAGGTGGTGCGTATGATTGAGGATATGAACAGAGGTGAGACTGATGATGCCTTACGACAGTCGTCCGATGATCCTTCAAGAGGATCGGACGGTCATACGCCACCCACTGAGTCAAGGACCCCACCTGGAGCTATCACACCTTAG